GGTCCTGCACGGCCATGTCGTGTACCTACTGCAATACGAAATTAGTGAAGAGCAACTGTTCGACAACCACTTTGCCGAGTTCTTTCTGCGCCACTTCCTGGACGCTGGCCGTGGCTTTCTGGCGCAGCATTTCCTGACCTACCGGGGATGCGAGCGTGGCGAAATCCTGACCGGAGAACAGCATCACCAGGTTATTGCGAATCACCGGCATATGAACCTTGAGCGCATCCAGATCGGCCTGGTTGCGACCAAGCATGGTGATGCTCACCTGCATGTAGCGCTGGCGGCCGTTCTGGTTGTAGTTGGCGACAAACGCCGGTGCCATCGACTCGAAAATCGCCGGCTGCTTGCCCACCGGCGCCACGTCGGCGGCCGGGGCCGGCTTGCTCTGAGCGCCGTGCATGAAGTACCAGGTCGCCCCCACGGACAAACCGATCGCCAGCAGCAGGGCCACTACGATCAGGATAATCAGCTTGAGTTTGCCTTTGGTTGCGGGGTCTTTAACTGCTGCGTCGCTCTTCGCCATGCCAATAATCCGTCACTATTCGGGGTTTCACAGTCGCACGGATAGGGAAGAGCAAGTGTTATGCCAGAACGATCGGGAGGAGAGAACGCCACAAAACCACTGTAGGAGCGAGCCTGCTCGCGATGCGATCCGTCAGGCACTGATGAGGTGTCTGATATACCGCTATCGCGAGCAGGCTCGCTCCTACAGAGTGGCTGAGTGTTTGAGTTGGATCAGGCGTAGTAGTCGACGGCGCTGGTGCCGATCACGCTGGTCACCGGGGCGGCGACTTCGGCAATGGCCGGGGTGAGTTCGTCGTCCATGGCGTCGAGGCGACCACCACTGGCATTGGTTCGGCCGCTCTGGCTCTGTTGCGCCTGTTCTTGCCCTTGCTGCGAACCCCGGGACTGGTCGGACACGTTGACATCCACCTGCCCCATGCCCTGCTGCGCGAACATGTCACGCAGGCGATGCATCTGCCCGTCGAGGGCTTCGCGAACGCCGGGATGAGCGCTCATGAAGGTCACCTGAGTCTGCTGGTCCGGCACCATGTTCACCCGGATATCCAGGCGC
This genomic interval from Pseudomonas putida contains the following:
- the fliL gene encoding flagellar basal body-associated protein FliL, which produces MAKSDAAVKDPATKGKLKLIILIVVALLLAIGLSVGATWYFMHGAQSKPAPAADVAPVGKQPAIFESMAPAFVANYNQNGRQRYMQVSITMLGRNQADLDALKVHMPVIRNNLVMLFSGQDFATLASPVGQEMLRQKATASVQEVAQKELGKVVVEQLLFTNFVLQ